In Campylobacter showae CSUNSWCD, one genomic interval encodes:
- a CDS encoding DUF1440 domain-containing protein — MTLWQGVAASILANIAVYVITLPILGLTPPLWTLLWYEHVSEFVGHAPWFWSIELMRRDL, encoded by the coding sequence ATCACGCTTTGGCAAGGCGTTGCCGCCAGTATTTTAGCCAATATCGCCGTTTACGTTATTACTTTGCCTATTCTTGGACTTACGCCGCCTCTTTGGACGCTGCTTTGGTACGAGCACGTTTCCGAGTTTGTCGGACACGCGCCATGGTTTTGGTCTATCGAGCTTATGAGGCGAGATTTGTGA